From a region of the Arachis ipaensis cultivar K30076 chromosome B09, Araip1.1, whole genome shotgun sequence genome:
- the LOC107616481 gene encoding uncharacterized protein LOC107616481, with the protein MNLNYKYLSLAILQNPEPSTYEEAATQTCWRETIQAELQALNQNQTWCLIELPTGKKIVGCKWVFRVKFNPNGLIERHKARLVVKKFTRVQGVDYGDTFSQVMKITTLR; encoded by the coding sequence ATGAATTTAAACTATAAGTACTTATCCTTGGCCATTTTACAAAACCCAGAACCTAGCACTTATGAGGAGGCAGCTACTCAGACTTGCTGGAGAGAGACTATTCAAGCAGAATTACAAGCTCTAAATCAGAATCAGACTTGGTGTTTAATTGAACTACCAACTGGTAAAAAGATTGTGGGTTGCAAATGGGTGTTTCGTGTGAAATTTAACCCAAATGGTTTGATTGAAAGGCACAAGGCTCGTTTAGTTGTCAAAAAATTCACACGGGTACAAGGTGTGGATTATGGTGACACATTCAGTCAAGTTATGAAGATCACCACACTGAGGTAA